Proteins found in one Erythrobacter sp. KY5 genomic segment:
- a CDS encoding AbgT family transporter produces the protein MASAADATKGTDNAPGNEQRMTGFLGWIERNGNKLPDPVFLFFYLIIALVAISVLTSVLGVSAVHPTKVDESTGSLEIIQAVSLLSADNLQKLWVEMPKTFTHFHPLGYVLVVMLGAGVAERSGFFAAGMAKAVKSAPKALLTPVVALVAMIGNHAADAGYVVLIPLAGILFAAAGRHPMAGIAAAFAGVSGGFSANISPGQLDALLFGITEEAVGASALDPSWTANIAGNWYFISAMTVLYLPIIWYVTDKVIEPKLGLWKGGATAGAADQDDLSPDPAQHDDQRASKGLRRAGLAALGVIALWVVMVFAPGTPLVNEAACLTETGAPIPDCSIHSELRPLYQSLVAAFFVLFLATGWAYGSATGTINNHRDLVGMMSESMKDMGYYLVLAFAAAHFVEMFNWSNLGLISAVHGADAIQSTGLPLPLVLGLMVLFAGLLNLFVGSASAKWALLAPILVPMLMLLGISPEGATAAYRVGDSATNIITPLMVYFPLILVFARRWQPSFGLGSLTAMMIPYSIWLLVSGTLLIVVWFYLGVPLGPDAPVGYLLPTP, from the coding sequence ATGGCATCGGCCGCAGACGCGACCAAGGGGACTGACAACGCGCCCGGAAACGAACAGCGCATGACCGGCTTTCTGGGCTGGATCGAGCGCAACGGAAACAAGCTGCCAGACCCGGTATTCCTGTTCTTCTACCTAATCATTGCGCTGGTCGCGATTTCGGTCCTGACTTCGGTTCTCGGCGTGTCGGCGGTCCATCCGACAAAGGTCGACGAAAGCACCGGTTCGCTGGAGATCATTCAGGCGGTGAGCCTGCTTTCAGCGGACAACCTGCAAAAGCTCTGGGTCGAAATGCCCAAGACTTTCACTCACTTTCACCCTCTGGGATATGTGCTGGTCGTGATGCTGGGAGCTGGCGTTGCCGAGCGGTCGGGCTTCTTTGCTGCCGGGATGGCGAAAGCGGTGAAGAGCGCTCCCAAGGCGCTGCTCACTCCGGTGGTCGCGCTGGTCGCGATGATCGGCAACCATGCAGCCGATGCGGGCTATGTCGTGCTGATCCCGCTCGCCGGCATTCTGTTTGCCGCTGCCGGACGTCACCCGATGGCGGGTATCGCCGCGGCCTTCGCAGGCGTTTCGGGCGGGTTCTCCGCAAACATTTCGCCGGGCCAGCTCGACGCGCTGCTGTTCGGGATTACCGAAGAAGCCGTGGGCGCAAGCGCGCTCGACCCAAGCTGGACGGCCAATATCGCGGGCAACTGGTACTTCATAAGCGCGATGACCGTGCTGTACCTGCCGATCATCTGGTACGTTACCGACAAGGTGATCGAACCCAAGCTTGGTCTATGGAAAGGCGGCGCGACCGCTGGTGCAGCCGATCAGGACGATCTCAGCCCCGACCCGGCGCAGCACGATGACCAGCGCGCGTCGAAGGGCCTGCGCCGGGCCGGTCTTGCCGCGCTGGGCGTGATCGCGCTTTGGGTGGTGATGGTCTTTGCCCCCGGAACACCGCTCGTCAACGAGGCGGCGTGCCTCACCGAAACCGGCGCACCCATTCCCGATTGTTCGATCCACAGCGAGCTGCGCCCGCTATACCAGTCGCTCGTCGCGGCATTTTTCGTGCTCTTCCTGGCGACCGGCTGGGCCTATGGCAGCGCGACGGGGACGATCAACAACCACCGCGACCTGGTCGGCATGATGTCGGAATCGATGAAGGACATGGGGTATTATCTCGTCCTCGCCTTCGCCGCCGCGCACTTTGTAGAAATGTTCAACTGGTCGAACCTCGGCCTGATTTCCGCCGTCCACGGCGCCGATGCGATCCAGTCGACCGGTCTGCCGCTGCCGCTGGTTCTGGGCCTTATGGTGCTGTTTGCGGGGCTGCTTAACCTGTTCGTCGGGTCTGCAAGCGCCAAGTGGGCATTGCTTGCGCCGATCCTTGTGCCGATGCTCATGCTGCTCGGCATCAGCCCGGAAGGCGCAACCGCAGCCTACCGCGTGGGCGACAGCGCGACCAACATCATCACGCCGCTGATGGTGTATTTCCCGCTGATCCTCGTATTCGCAAGGCGCTGGCAGCCAAGCTTCGGACTTGGCAGCCTGACCGCGATGATGATCCCTTATTCGATCTGGCTGCTGGTTTCGGGCACGCTGCTGATCGTGGTATGGTTCTATCTCGGCGTCCCTCTTGGGCCAGACGCACCGGTCGGTTACCTGCTGCCGACGCCCTGA
- a CDS encoding YceI family protein: MTILRLILASALAVGVPTAIVAQSGTAAASQATLNYRLDATASRVSARVPFFGISSKTARFPQMSGDVRIVPGAPERAVIDVTFDARALEAPDETTLRRLRGEKFFWVERYPTIRFVGTSINLSSPTKGKVTGKLTARGVTNTETLEVTFASDPTVESRQAVRFTGEMEIDRREYGMRSYQLIVGNNVDIKLDARMVPRGM; the protein is encoded by the coding sequence ATGACCATCCTACGCCTGATCCTCGCCAGCGCTCTGGCTGTGGGCGTGCCCACGGCAATCGTTGCACAGTCCGGCACGGCGGCCGCGTCGCAGGCGACGCTCAACTACCGCCTCGATGCAACGGCAAGCCGGGTATCAGCGCGCGTCCCCTTCTTCGGTATTTCGAGCAAGACCGCCCGCTTCCCGCAAATGTCCGGCGATGTTCGCATCGTTCCCGGAGCGCCCGAACGCGCTGTCATCGACGTGACGTTCGACGCGCGGGCGCTCGAAGCGCCGGACGAGACGACTTTGCGGCGGCTGCGCGGTGAAAAGTTCTTCTGGGTCGAACGCTACCCGACCATCCGTTTCGTAGGAACGTCCATCAATCTTTCCTCACCGACGAAGGGCAAGGTCACAGGGAAGCTCACCGCTCGCGGCGTCACCAACACCGAGACGCTCGAAGTGACCTTTGCCAGCGACCCGACTGTTGAAAGCCGTCAGGCGGTGCGCTTCACCGGTGAGATGGAGATTGACCGGCGCGAATACGGTATGCGCAGTTACCAGCTGATCGTTGGCAACAATGTCGATATCAAGCTTGACGCGCGCATGGTCCCGCGCGGCATGTAA
- the rbfA gene encoding 30S ribosome-binding factor RbfA — translation MAKRQEFTAEQQSVRVLKVGERVRHILSELLARQEVHDEVVSASNIAVTEVRMTPDLRHATAYVKPLLGSGPRITDADVVHALRQNTAFLQREVAKRLGLKFAPKLKFRSDESFAEADRIETLLRDPKVARDLDEAGDNENGEGAAE, via the coding sequence ATGGCCAAGCGACAAGAATTCACAGCCGAACAGCAATCGGTCCGCGTCCTCAAAGTGGGCGAGCGGGTGCGACATATCCTGTCCGAATTGCTCGCACGCCAGGAAGTGCATGACGAGGTGGTGAGCGCCTCGAACATCGCGGTGACCGAAGTGCGCATGACGCCGGACCTTCGCCACGCGACCGCTTATGTGAAACCGTTGCTCGGGTCAGGGCCCAGGATCACCGATGCCGACGTCGTCCATGCTCTGCGCCAGAACACCGCATTCCTTCAGCGAGAGGTCGCGAAGCGGCTAGGCCTCAAATTCGCGCCGAAGCTCAAGTTTCGCAGCGATGAAAGCTTTGCCGAAGCAGACCGGATCGAAACGCTGTTGCGCGATCCCAAGGTTGCGCGCGATCTCGATGAAGCAGGCGATAACGAGAATGGTGAGGGCGCGGCCGAATAG
- a CDS encoding DUF1697 domain-containing protein encodes MAGSGQRYLALLGSINIGGNRIKMADLKAVLESAGLKNVATVAASGNVILTDDRDPAMLEVQLESLVQDSFGFKSCAMVRTRDEVRSAIEENPFHGTGPAHGSDKMVHSIFLSQQPEQSAVDALIAEHASKGSERLALGDRVLFLDYVYGVGVSDLSNKVLERRLKCKGTARNMNSLKNILSKMG; translated from the coding sequence ATGGCCGGCAGCGGGCAGCGCTATCTGGCGCTTCTTGGAAGCATCAATATCGGCGGCAACCGCATCAAGATGGCTGATCTGAAAGCGGTGCTGGAGAGCGCCGGTTTGAAGAATGTCGCGACCGTCGCCGCCAGCGGCAACGTGATCCTCACCGATGATCGCGATCCGGCCATGCTTGAGGTGCAGCTGGAAAGCCTTGTTCAGGATAGCTTCGGCTTCAAATCCTGCGCCATGGTCAGGACACGGGACGAGGTGCGTTCGGCGATTGAGGAGAACCCGTTTCACGGGACAGGTCCCGCACATGGTTCGGACAAGATGGTCCATTCGATTTTCCTCAGTCAGCAGCCCGAACAAAGCGCTGTCGACGCTCTGATTGCCGAACACGCCAGTAAGGGGAGCGAGCGTCTCGCGCTGGGCGACCGGGTGCTTTTCCTCGATTATGTCTATGGGGTCGGCGTGTCGGATCTGTCGAACAAGGTGCTTGAGCGGCGTCTCAAGTGCAAAGGCACGGCGCGCAACATGAACTCGCTGAAGAACATCCTCTCGAAGATGGGTTGA
- a CDS encoding PaaI family thioesterase, with translation MDWRQQIEEGAEGSPHSNLLGSRFVSFDEETATATMHFTVKREMTTWRGGVQGGLVAGYLDDVMGYAYVAATGGEMAPLNLDISMSLIRLIPDGATIIGKGRVVKAGRRVVFLEGELLAEDGTLYARSTSTAIPTPRPSPGETGMG, from the coding sequence GTGGACTGGCGACAACAGATCGAGGAGGGGGCCGAAGGGTCCCCTCACTCCAACCTACTCGGCTCGCGGTTCGTCTCCTTTGACGAAGAGACCGCGACCGCGACCATGCATTTCACTGTCAAACGCGAGATGACCACCTGGCGCGGAGGCGTTCAGGGCGGTCTTGTTGCGGGCTATCTCGACGATGTGATGGGCTATGCCTATGTTGCCGCGACCGGCGGCGAGATGGCGCCGCTCAATCTCGACATTTCGATGAGCCTCATCCGTCTGATCCCGGACGGCGCAACCATCATCGGCAAAGGCCGGGTGGTGAAGGCCGGGCGACGCGTGGTCTTCCTCGAAGGCGAATTGCTGGCGGAGGACGGTACCCTCTATGCCCGCTCCACCTCAACCGCGATCCCAACGCCGCGCCCCTCACCCGGCGAAACGGGCATGGGGTAA
- the infB gene encoding translation initiation factor IF-2 gives MSDEEKKPARKPLGLKRAVDAGEVKQTFSHGRTNKVAVEVKRRRKLVKPGEAPAPEPTPAPAPAPEPAPEPVAKKEPPKKAAPKKPAPAAETPQERVARLQREAEEDRLKLAQEARKRDDEKAKKAAEEEKKRQEENKKAEEEAEKRANEVKQDEEAPKPVETEAEAAPAKEDAPAAKGSPTPAARKFTPVARPEPKRPAKKKEDKRAAKDTGGSVKDKRRSGKLTVTKALNEDEGRRARSLAALKRAREKERRMQGGGSSKPREKQVRDVIVPEAITVGELAKRMGEKGADLVKELFNLDMMVTVNQTIDQDTAELLVEQFGHNIQKVSEADIDIQAEEDVDPEETLRPRPPVVTIMGHVDHGKTSLLDALRGTDVTKGEAGGITQHIGSYQITTKDKQNITFLDTPGHAAFTEMRARGANVTDIVVLVVAADDGIMPQTIEAINHTKAAGVPMIVAINKMDKPEADPNNIRSRLLEHEVIVEAMSGDVQDVEISAKAKTGLDELLEKIALQAELLELKARPDREAEATVIEAQLDKGRGPVATVLITRGTLKRGDTFVVGTESGRVRAIVNDQGKQIKEAGPSMPVEVLGLGGVPSAGDQLTVVENEQRAREVAEYRQEKATEKRTALAPTSFDTMFNNLQSNVIEWPVLVKADVQGSVEAIVNALHNISSDDIKARVLHAGVGAITESDVTLAAASNAPIIGFGVRPNAKARELVKRDGVRMMYYDVIYHLTEDVAKEMAGELGPERIETVVGRAAVKQVFKSGKKDKAAGLLVEEGVIRKGLFARLTREDVIVSATTIASLRRFKDDVDEVRAGLECGVVLEDTNDIQPGDQLEVFEVELRERTLEVG, from the coding sequence ATGAGCGACGAAGAGAAAAAACCTGCACGTAAACCGTTGGGCCTGAAAAGGGCGGTCGATGCTGGCGAGGTCAAGCAGACCTTCAGCCATGGCCGTACCAATAAGGTCGCGGTTGAAGTGAAGCGCCGCCGCAAGCTCGTGAAACCGGGCGAAGCGCCCGCGCCTGAGCCGACGCCCGCACCCGCACCCGCGCCGGAACCGGCGCCCGAACCGGTCGCCAAGAAGGAGCCGCCCAAGAAGGCTGCTCCCAAGAAGCCTGCACCGGCTGCGGAAACCCCGCAGGAACGTGTGGCTCGCCTTCAGCGCGAGGCGGAAGAAGACCGCCTGAAACTCGCCCAGGAAGCGCGCAAGCGTGATGACGAAAAGGCGAAGAAGGCTGCCGAGGAAGAAAAGAAGCGGCAGGAAGAAAACAAAAAGGCCGAAGAAGAGGCCGAAAAGCGCGCCAATGAGGTCAAGCAGGACGAAGAAGCGCCCAAGCCGGTTGAGACCGAGGCCGAGGCTGCGCCTGCAAAGGAAGATGCGCCGGCTGCAAAGGGCAGTCCGACGCCCGCTGCGCGCAAGTTCACGCCTGTCGCCCGGCCCGAGCCCAAGCGCCCGGCCAAGAAAAAGGAAGACAAGCGCGCTGCCAAGGACACTGGCGGCAGCGTCAAGGACAAGCGCCGTTCCGGCAAGCTGACCGTTACCAAGGCGCTGAACGAGGACGAAGGCCGCCGTGCACGCAGCCTCGCCGCACTGAAGCGCGCGCGGGAGAAAGAGCGCCGCATGCAGGGTGGCGGCTCGTCCAAGCCGCGTGAGAAGCAGGTTCGCGACGTAATCGTCCCCGAAGCCATCACGGTTGGCGAACTCGCCAAGCGCATGGGCGAGAAGGGCGCAGACCTCGTGAAGGAGCTGTTCAATCTCGACATGATGGTCACCGTCAACCAGACGATCGACCAGGACACCGCAGAACTGCTCGTCGAACAGTTCGGTCATAATATCCAGAAGGTCTCCGAAGCCGATATCGACATTCAGGCAGAAGAGGATGTCGATCCGGAAGAAACGCTGCGCCCGCGTCCGCCGGTCGTCACGATCATGGGCCATGTCGATCACGGCAAGACCTCGCTGCTCGACGCACTGCGCGGCACCGATGTGACCAAAGGCGAGGCCGGTGGTATCACCCAGCATATCGGCAGCTATCAGATCACGACGAAGGACAAGCAGAACATCACCTTCCTCGACACTCCGGGCCACGCAGCGTTCACCGAAATGCGTGCTCGCGGCGCCAATGTGACCGATATCGTGGTTCTGGTGGTCGCAGCCGATGATGGCATCATGCCGCAGACGATCGAGGCGATTAATCATACCAAGGCCGCTGGCGTCCCGATGATCGTTGCGATCAACAAGATGGACAAGCCCGAAGCCGATCCGAACAACATCCGCAGCCGTCTGCTCGAACACGAAGTGATCGTCGAGGCGATGTCGGGCGATGTGCAGGACGTGGAAATCTCCGCGAAGGCGAAGACCGGGCTCGACGAATTGCTCGAAAAGATCGCGCTTCAGGCCGAATTGCTAGAGCTCAAGGCCCGCCCGGACCGCGAAGCCGAAGCTACCGTGATCGAGGCGCAGCTCGACAAGGGCCGCGGTCCTGTCGCGACGGTGCTGATCACGCGCGGTACGCTCAAGCGTGGCGACACTTTCGTGGTCGGGACCGAGAGCGGCCGTGTGCGCGCAATCGTCAACGACCAGGGCAAGCAGATCAAGGAAGCCGGCCCGTCGATGCCGGTCGAGGTCCTGGGCCTTGGCGGCGTGCCGTCGGCTGGCGACCAGCTGACCGTGGTAGAGAACGAACAGCGTGCCCGCGAAGTCGCTGAATATCGTCAGGAAAAGGCAACCGAGAAGCGCACCGCGCTTGCTCCGACTAGCTTCGACACGATGTTCAACAACCTTCAGTCGAATGTCATCGAATGGCCCGTTCTGGTGAAGGCTGACGTGCAGGGTTCGGTCGAAGCAATCGTCAACGCGCTGCACAACATTTCGAGCGACGACATCAAGGCGCGCGTCCTTCACGCAGGCGTCGGTGCCATCACCGAAAGCGATGTAACGCTGGCGGCGGCCTCGAACGCTCCGATCATCGGCTTCGGCGTTCGCCCGAACGCGAAGGCGCGCGAGCTGGTGAAGCGCGACGGTGTGCGCATGATGTATTACGATGTGATCTATCACCTCACCGAAGACGTCGCGAAGGAAATGGCCGGCGAGCTTGGTCCCGAGCGGATCGAAACCGTCGTTGGCCGTGCTGCGGTCAAGCAGGTCTTCAAGTCGGGCAAGAAGGACAAGGCAGCGGGTCTGCTGGTCGAGGAAGGCGTCATCCGCAAAGGTCTGTTCGCCCGTCTCACCCGCGAGGATGTCATCGTCTCGGCAACCACCATCGCCTCGCTGCGGCGCTTCAAGGACGATGTCGACGAAGTGCGCGCTGGCCTTGAATGCGGCGTGGTGCTCGAAGACACGAACGACATCCAGCCGGGCGACCAGTTGGAGGTCTTCGAAGTCGAATTGCGCGAACGCACGCTTGAGGTCGGGTAA
- a CDS encoding DUF448 domain-containing protein, whose protein sequence is MRTPPNERVSSDIAEDEVPGHASGSERRCVLSGQVLPREELIRLAVAPDGTVHPDPAGKAPGRGAWIVPDRAALESAMTDGHLKRALMRAFKGGPAKDDAKRVPLSYSDDLPHRIESALSKVLADRLGLELRGGNVVLGSAKIEEHARTGRIALLLHASDSSEDGRKKLDQAWRVGTNKEGSGERGTVLPLDRDALSVALGRENVVHLGVSGLRGVRSKGPSAADRVGQAVTRLSRFMGSDPPD, encoded by the coding sequence ATGCGGACTCCACCCAATGAGCGCGTAAGTTCCGACATCGCTGAAGATGAGGTTCCCGGACACGCTTCCGGGAGCGAGCGCCGCTGCGTCCTTTCGGGCCAGGTCCTTCCGCGCGAGGAGCTGATCCGGCTCGCGGTTGCGCCCGATGGAACGGTGCACCCCGATCCGGCGGGCAAGGCTCCGGGACGCGGCGCATGGATCGTGCCTGATCGCGCGGCGCTTGAAAGCGCGATGACCGATGGCCATCTCAAGCGGGCGCTGATGCGCGCATTCAAGGGCGGGCCTGCCAAAGATGACGCAAAGCGCGTTCCTCTTTCCTACAGCGACGATTTGCCGCACAGGATCGAATCTGCGCTGAGCAAGGTACTTGCCGATCGGCTGGGCCTTGAACTGCGCGGCGGGAATGTGGTGCTTGGGTCGGCCAAGATCGAAGAACACGCACGCACGGGCCGCATCGCATTGTTGCTGCATGCCAGCGACAGCAGCGAGGACGGGCGCAAGAAGCTCGATCAGGCGTGGCGCGTGGGGACGAATAAAGAGGGATCGGGTGAGCGCGGGACAGTCTTGCCACTGGACCGCGATGCTCTGTCTGTGGCATTGGGCCGCGAAAATGTCGTCCATCTGGGCGTTTCGGGTCTGCGCGGTGTCCGGTCAAAAGGACCGAGCGCGGCAGACCGGGTTGGACAGGCGGTAACGCGCCTGTCTCGTTTCATGGGGAGCGATCCTCCCGATTAG
- the nusA gene encoding transcription termination factor NusA encodes MASAISANKAELLAIANSVASEKMIDKAIVIEAMEEAIQKSARNRYGAENDIRAKLDPNTGDLTLWRVVEVVEEVEDYFKQVDLKQAQKLQDGASVGDFIVDPLPPVDLGRIDAQSAKQVIFQKVRDAERERQFEEFKDRAGEIITGVIKSVEFGHVIVNLGRAEGVIRRDQQIPREAARVGERVRALITKVERNNRGPQIFLSRAAPDFMRKLFAQEVPEIYDGIIEIKAAARDPGSRAKIGVISHDSSIDPVGACVGMKGSRVQAVVQELQGEKIDIIPWSEDTATFVVNALQPATVARVVLDEEDGRIEVVVPDDQLSLAIGRRGQNVRLASQLTGHQIDIMTEEEASEKRSKEFAERSKMFEEELDVDETLSQLLVAEGFAMLEEVAYVEMAELAAIEGFDEELAEELQSRAIEALERQEETHRTARRELGVEDAIAELPHLTEAMLVTLGKAGLKTLDDVADLATDELIAKKREAPRRRNNTDGPPMRRPQREQDKGGVLGEYGLTEEQGNEIIMAARAHWFEDEEPQAAPSGSEDEEPASAPAEEAADADSTQ; translated from the coding sequence ATGGCCAGTGCCATTTCCGCCAACAAGGCAGAACTGCTCGCGATTGCAAACTCCGTCGCGTCCGAGAAGATGATCGACAAAGCCATCGTCATCGAGGCGATGGAAGAAGCGATCCAGAAATCGGCTCGCAACCGCTACGGTGCGGAAAACGACATTCGCGCAAAGCTCGATCCCAACACCGGCGACCTGACGCTTTGGCGCGTGGTCGAGGTGGTTGAAGAGGTCGAGGACTATTTCAAGCAGGTCGACCTCAAGCAGGCTCAGAAGCTTCAGGACGGCGCGAGCGTCGGCGACTTTATCGTTGACCCGCTGCCCCCGGTCGATCTTGGCCGTATCGATGCGCAGTCCGCAAAGCAGGTGATCTTCCAGAAGGTCCGCGATGCAGAGCGTGAGCGTCAGTTCGAAGAGTTCAAGGATCGCGCAGGCGAAATCATCACCGGCGTCATCAAGTCGGTCGAATTTGGCCACGTGATCGTGAACCTTGGCCGCGCCGAAGGCGTCATCCGCCGCGATCAGCAGATCCCGCGCGAAGCCGCCCGTGTTGGCGAGCGTGTCCGCGCGCTCATCACCAAGGTCGAGCGCAACAATCGCGGGCCGCAGATTTTCCTGTCGCGCGCCGCGCCTGACTTCATGCGCAAGCTGTTCGCTCAGGAAGTGCCCGAAATCTACGATGGCATCATCGAGATCAAGGCCGCCGCCCGCGACCCGGGTTCGCGCGCCAAGATCGGCGTGATCAGCCACGACAGCAGCATCGACCCGGTCGGCGCCTGCGTTGGCATGAAGGGTAGCCGTGTTCAGGCTGTCGTTCAGGAGCTTCAGGGCGAAAAGATCGACATTATTCCGTGGTCGGAAGACACCGCGACTTTCGTCGTGAACGCGCTTCAGCCGGCAACGGTTGCCCGCGTGGTCCTTGACGAGGAAGATGGCCGCATCGAAGTGGTTGTTCCGGATGACCAGCTGTCGCTCGCCATCGGTCGCCGCGGCCAGAACGTGCGTCTCGCCAGCCAGCTGACCGGTCACCAGATCGACATCATGACCGAGGAAGAGGCTTCCGAGAAGCGCTCCAAGGAATTCGCCGAACGCTCCAAGATGTTCGAAGAAGAGCTCGACGTTGACGAAACGCTCTCGCAGCTGCTCGTGGCCGAAGGCTTCGCGATGCTTGAGGAAGTCGCTTACGTCGAAATGGCCGAACTCGCCGCGATCGAAGGCTTCGACGAAGAGCTCGCCGAAGAGCTTCAGAGCCGCGCGATCGAAGCACTGGAACGGCAGGAAGAAACGCACCGCACCGCTCGCCGCGAACTGGGCGTGGAAGATGCAATCGCCGAACTGCCGCACCTGACCGAAGCGATGCTCGTCACGCTCGGCAAGGCCGGGCTCAAGACGCTCGACGATGTGGCCGACCTTGCCACCGACGAACTGATCGCCAAGAAGCGCGAGGCTCCGCGCCGCCGGAACAACACCGACGGTCCGCCGATGCGTCGCCCGCAGCGTGAGCAGGACAAGGGCGGTGTGCTTGGTGAGTACGGCCTCACCGAAGAGCAGGGCAACGAGATCATCATGGCTGCCCGTGCGCACTGGTTCGAAGACGAAGAGCCGCAGGCAGCTCCATCGGGGTCCGAAGACGAGGAGCCCGCTAGCGCTCCCGCTGAGGAGGCCGCCGATGCGGACTCCACCCAATGA
- the rimP gene encoding ribosome maturation protein RimP, producing the protein MTDIARLEDLIEPEAKALGFELVRVKMMPSEAGDGGEALQIMAEDPATGQLVIEQCAQLSRRVSDMIDAREEAGEVLIEGAYHLEVSSPGIDRPLTREKDFANWAGHDARIVMAKGYDGQRVYKGELGGIENGMVTITDAKAGEAKLPQDQIHSAKLELTDKLIAATKPIDTTGADDIVEDQEEKADD; encoded by the coding sequence ATGACTGACATTGCGCGCCTTGAAGACCTGATCGAACCCGAAGCGAAAGCTCTGGGTTTCGAATTGGTGCGGGTGAAGATGATGCCTTCGGAAGCCGGTGACGGCGGCGAGGCATTGCAGATCATGGCCGAAGATCCGGCCACCGGCCAGCTCGTGATCGAGCAATGCGCCCAATTGTCGCGCCGTGTCTCGGACATGATCGACGCGCGCGAGGAAGCGGGCGAAGTGCTGATCGAAGGCGCCTATCACCTCGAAGTGTCCTCGCCCGGTATCGACCGTCCGCTCACGCGGGAAAAGGATTTCGCCAACTGGGCCGGGCATGATGCTCGGATCGTCATGGCCAAGGGGTATGATGGCCAGCGCGTGTATAAAGGCGAGCTTGGCGGCATCGAAAATGGTATGGTGACCATCACCGATGCCAAGGCGGGTGAGGCAAAGCTCCCGCAAGACCAGATTCACAGCGCGAAGCTTGAACTTACCGACAAGCTGATCGCTGCAACCAAACCCATCGACACCACCGGTGCCGACGACATTGTAGAAGACCAAGAAGAAAAGGCAGACGACTGA
- a CDS encoding PilZ domain-containing protein, protein MTKPRTPWQNGDPKISHAKVGRRGAPRLRLAIPARLVTRYDTRRCILIDLSLTGAKISLEESLAHGEDALLQIDGLEPFGTVVRSDFKQTGGTVGLSFDPPLNQKDVLAVRAYSERMEEDEVRALWAEARRWAVGI, encoded by the coding sequence ATGACCAAGCCTCGTACCCCATGGCAAAACGGTGATCCGAAGATATCGCATGCGAAAGTCGGAAGGCGCGGCGCGCCCCGACTGAGGCTTGCAATACCTGCGCGGCTGGTGACCCGATACGATACGCGCCGCTGCATTCTGATCGACCTGTCCCTGACGGGTGCGAAAATCAGCCTCGAAGAAAGCCTCGCCCATGGGGAGGATGCCCTGCTGCAGATCGACGGACTGGAACCGTTCGGCACGGTCGTGCGCAGTGATTTCAAGCAGACCGGTGGAACGGTCGGCCTGTCCTTCGACCCGCCGCTGAACCAGAAGGACGTGCTGGCGGTGCGTGCTTATTCAGAGCGGATGGAGGAAGACGAGGTGCGTGCACTTTGGGCCGAGGCACGGCGCTGGGCCGTGGGTATCTGA